One Triticum dicoccoides isolate Atlit2015 ecotype Zavitan chromosome 5B, WEW_v2.0, whole genome shotgun sequence genomic window carries:
- the LOC119305349 gene encoding uncharacterized protein LOC119305349, whose translation MMQASQTNKSQPKPLPLPLPPPPLSLPSTVPRRRNRSASSSSSSSSVSTASSSFSPSTSPAPSPRTASATSVVPFSWERRPGLPKSNLAGLISSSSGTAAVPLPPPPLRPSTRRCRQRRRRRALDAPAPAPAADPFAAAFVECTREEGTDDADDKLWLTPTTTNSSRMARSWRLAGGGVRVIRFLDLYWCRRAMDVADGAFLARRSVAPRPRP comes from the coding sequence ATGATGCAAGCTTCGCAGACCAACAAATCGCAGCCAAAgcctctgccgctgccgctgccaccTCCGCCACTCTCGCTGCCGTCGACCGTCCCGCGCCGGCGAAACCGCAgcgcctcctcctcttcctcgtcttcctccgtgtccaccgcctcctcctccttctccccgtCGACGTCCCCTGCGCCGTCTCCTCGCACCGCCTCAGCCACTTCCGTGGTGCCCTTTTCGTGGGAGCGCCGCCCGGGACTCCCCAAGAGCAATCTCGCCGGCCTTATCTCCTCGTCCAGCGGCACCGCGGCCGTTCCGCTCCCACCGCCGCCACTGCGCCCTTCCACTCGCCGCTGCCGGCAGCGCAGACGCCGCCGCGCCCTCGACGCCCCTGCACCTGCACCCGCAGCAGACCCCTTCGCCGCCGCCTTCGTGGAGTGCACAAGAGAAGAAGGCACAGACGACGCAGACGACAAGCTTTGGCTGACGCCGACGACAACCAACTCCAGCCGCATGGCGCGGTCGTGGCGACTCGCCGGCGGCGGGGTCCGTGTCATCAGGTTCCTCGACCTATACTGGTGCAGGAGGGCCATGGACGTCGCCGACGGTGCTTTCCTTGCCCGCCGGTCCGTCGCACCGCGTCCACGTCC